A genome region from Anastrepha ludens isolate Willacy chromosome 3, idAnaLude1.1, whole genome shotgun sequence includes the following:
- the LOC128857346 gene encoding transmembrane protein 94 isoform X2, with translation MSGKLQRNAAIENANATGEGTSHEKLNYGLTTRVALARLHDDIEKLLREHEATYAKESFYRRLRSAFVKPSDTPLGWPAITATLFTMIALLIGDAYLAAICVAAILSLDLCVVVRENNLRRTEIYRKTRQALADIKLAERDLCGEWQPCNYPHLCCPISPCVSLQWTYRDGNIVNLPWALLVRGDHIVLRPGHITPGPCTEVNGKRTFEMHEIYGPTQVNDPPVRPLARAPLPDLVCSLQTTPFLDNLRVILENALKRPSTIYNQQRYLLVTKYIQQWGFICALCLTLFAGLLRINGLSSSPSAGRHSDEQHYWKYVFLETPAAAVIPLLPLIFPIMWISMNLWGVARLQCFLKIPQVLITKDSEKSFEEDLDTPTFDYENISLLRSNVFRNWWQLWNGDSELLPRSSNLVQVLGSITALCCIDKKGILSWPNPTAEKVFFLHDTDDEHLDERSTSCSTLNTESNRTSQAESKDGGIVAEVLDLTHDQHCPFRLEFDDHEWKSHIKSLKPLGLAILLNTCSPLTHAHYAQFCGHVTAVAMLDKDLVPVTNRRCLCELAKQIGFTDHATDRFSLEGQLASYRHLQPEVVRRDIRFARQLQLSSKVKVPFPHSLSVVMRENPGGYLSLFTQGTADIIMDFCDDFWDGKDLRPLSAQDRKKALDFYQRSALTAYCTAFSYRPLRHGINGALSGAKHTGGPIAYLELPPESKIRMQHVDRAHCDFESGHGHAKLSHSISTDSLLFSESKDDDINDVDGCFEMQCHQVFIGMVTMQYQAQTDIVQLVERLERACIRFVHFSKENELRSRVFSEKMGLESGWNCHISLLNEADDKASTNTGAATNANAEKANNISGTSAAGQTPMRSGNKDAHTNIANNHDHTTAIITINNNNTATSTINSTTTAITSNNTSLPHNVENMNQCSSTMHPNTTISNQNNNNNSSISSTHHTHQTHLNTSNIAGGVGGAGNDADDEGSDLHRLLPPPNLESSKTLSSSAPGAISNPDDYNAVQLSSTPTSRRSSASYGDGNDKEQSLHLVGDGGVDAEGAHASKATADAVAEENRQSEDSAMDENCRSMSIITESTEQSAPVHFDMSNRAKLPRGIENIRPHLEQVDNVPLQVSLFTDCSPEATRQMLDIMQSYGEIVVCLGSSASNSNAKIFLQADCSIAVEPLYPQVCQDIAAFTESNLTNNKLRLLRLKKDLNGEEKYGSHEPYTTEELLESGFYGNDEPQMRPMQASGNTLSPVYLSRLLNSLACSISVCRDEPLSLVAIIELSRRFSSGLWNCIQYWACCAGALSVINILSACLSLPPLLTPLMVIYLMSIPVPLIALALAHIDIDPKIMNRATGKKQTEYDTQVFGFVLWCYGCKFIAPILVLVLAYCTFMAHPIELMDIDEEKFHINLHIARIFSFLGILVHFVVISGCFVHRDHSLWQRNPFRNRIWAFTCGCTLLVHVVICAVQILLHDTYYHEVCGMWPAIVFLYCGSFISLIITEICKWQEIKVNTRYQRRARLDFGTKLGMNSPF, from the exons ATGTCCGGGAAGTTACAACGAAATGCGGCAATTGAAAACGCCAATGCGACCGGTGAAGGAACTTCCCATGAGAAACTCAATTATGGCCTAACTACTCGAGTTGCATTAGCGCGTCTGCACGATGATATCGAAAAATTGTTGCGTGAGCATGAGGCCACCTACGCCAAGGAGAG CTTCTATCGGAGACTGCGTTCGGCGTTCGTAAAGCCCAGCGATACACCATTGGGATGGCCTGCAATCACTGCCACACTATTCACCATGATTGCTCTACTAATTGGCGACGCGTATCTGGCTGCGATCTGTGTTGCGGCTATCTTATCATTAGATTTGTGCGTGGTGGTGCGCGAGAACAATTTACGTCGCACCGAAATCTACCGCAAGACACGTCAGGCACTCGCCGATATAAAACTCGCTGAACGGGATCTATGTGGCGAGTGGCAACCATGCAATTATCCACATCTTTGTTGTCCAATTTCGCCATGCGTGTCATTGCAGTGGACGTATCGCGATGGTAATATTGTGAATCTTCCGTGGGCGCTCCTAGTGCGGGGCGATCACATCGTGCTACGTCCGGGTCATATCACTCCCGGTCCATGTACGGAAGTGAATGGCAAGCGCAcatttgaaatgcatgaaatatATGGCCCAACACAGGTGAATGATCCGCCAGTGCGTCCATTGGCGAGAGCACCGCTACCCGATTTGGTGTGCAGCTTACAGACGACGCCGTTTTTGGATAACTTGCGTGTCATTTTGGAGAACGCTTTAAAACGACCATCAACGATTTATAATCAGCAGCGTTATTTG CTGGTGACGAAATACATCCAACAATGGGGCTTCATATGTGCTCTTTGTTTAACACTTTTCGCCGGCTTACTACGCATAAATGGTTTGAGCAGCTCGCCCAGTGCGGGGCGCCATTCCGACGAACAGCATTACTGGAAATATGTTTTTCTGGAGACCCCAGCTGCCGCGGTAATACCACTACTTCCACTCATTTTCCCCATCATGTGGATATCGATGAATTTGTGGGGTGTTGCCAGACTACAGTGTTTTCTCAAAATACCACAAGTGCTTATCACTAAGGACTCCGAAAAGTCATTCGAAGAAGACTTGGACACTCCCACCTTTGACTATGAGAATATTTCGTTACTACGTTCAAATGTCTTCCGCAATTGGTGGCAGCTATGGAATGGTGATAGTGAATTGCTACCGCGTTCATCGAATTTGGTACAAGTTTTGGGTTCCATCACTGCCCTTTGTTGCATAGATAAGAAAGGCATACTTTCATGGCCAAATCCGACGGCTGAAAAAGTGTTCTTTTTACACGATACTGACGACGAACACTTAGATGAGCGCAGCACTAGTTGTTCTACGTTGAATACGGAAAGCAATCGAACGAGTCAGGCCGAAAGCAAGGATGGCGGCATTGTGGCCGAAGTTCTGGATCTTACACATGATCAGCATTGCCCGTTCCGTTTGGAGTTCGATGATCATGAGTGGAAGTCGCATATTAAATCTCTTAAACCATTAG GTCTCGCAATACTACTAAACACGTGCTCGCCCTTGACACACGCACATTACGCGCAATTCTGTGGGCATGTAACCGCTGTGGCAATGCTGGATAAAGATTTAGTGCCCGTCACAAATCG ACGTTGTCTCTGTGAATTGGCCAAACAAATCGGTTTTACCGATCACGCCACAGATCGTTTTTCGCTCGAGGGTCAGCTTGCTTCCTACAGGCATTTG CAACCGGAGGTAGTTCGCCGTGACATACGCTTCGCACGGCAACTCCAACTTTCATCCAAAGTGAAGGTGCCTTTTCCACACTCATTGTCGGTTGTGATGCGCGAAAACCCTGGTGGCTACCTTTCGCTCTTCACGCAAGGCACCGCCGACATAATAATGGATTTTTGTGATGATTTCTGGGATGGCAAAGATTTGCGCCCACTGTCGGCACAGGATCGCAAAAAAGCGCTCGATTTCTATCAACGCAGCGCACTCACCGCCTACTGCACGGCCTTTTCATATCGCCCACTCCGTCATGGCATCAATGGTGCGCTAAGTGGCGCAAAACACACAGGCGGTCCCATCGCTTACCTCGAGTTACCACCCGAGTCAAAAATACGTATGCAACATGTAGATCGTGCGCATTGTGACTTTGAGAGTGGGCATGGTCATGCCAAATTGAGTCACAGCATCAGCACCGATTCGCTGCTATTCTCCGAGAGCAAAGACGATGACATTAACGATGTGGATGGTTGTTTTGAGATGCAATGCCATCAGGTGTTCATTGGTATGGTTACGATGCAGTACCAGGCCCAGACCGATATTGTGCAGCTGGTGGAGCGACTGGAACGCGCTTGCATACGATTTGTGCATTTCAGTAAGGAAAATGAGCTACGCTCGCGTGTGTTCTCGGAAAAAATGGGCCTCGAATCGGGTTGGAATTGTCATATATCGCTGTTGAACGAAGCAGACGATAAGGCATCGACGAATACTGGCGCCGCCACAAACGCAAATGCTGAAAAGGCTAACAACATTAGTGGTACGTCAGCGGCAGGGCAAACGCCCATGCGCTCTGGTAACAAAGATGCGCATACTAATATTGCGAACAATCATGATCACACAACAGCCATTATcaccataaacaacaacaacactgccACAAGCACCATCAATTCGACCACCACTGCCATTACTAGTAATAATACTTCATTGCCTCATAATGTTGAAAACATGAATCAGTGTAGCAGCACCATGCACCCCAACACAACCATCAGcaaccaaaacaacaacaacaacagtagtaTTAGTAGCACGCATCACACTCATCAAACGCACCTAAATACATCGAACATTGCAGGAGGTGTTGGAGGCGCTGGCAACGACGCCGATGACGAGGGTAGCGACTTGCATCGACTGCTGCCGCCACCCAATCTCGAGTCTTCCAAAACGCTTAGCTCATCAGCTCCTGGCGCAATCTCCAATCCCGACGACTACAATGCGGTGCAGCTCAGCTCAACGCCGACATCTCGTCGCAGTAGCGCCAGCTATGGTGATGGTAACGACAAAGAGCAATCCTTGCACTTAGTTGGTGATGGCGGGGTCGACGCAGAAGGAGCGCATGCTAGCAAAGCTACTGCCGATGCTGTTGCAGAGGAAAACCGCCAATCGGAGGATTCCGCCATGGATGAAAACTGTCGCTCCATGAGCATCATAACAGAAAGCACCGAACAAAGCGCTCCGGTACACTTTGATATGTCGAATCGTGCCAAATTGCCGCGTGGCATCGAGAATATACGTCCACATTTGGAGCAAGTCGATAATGTACCGTTGCAAGTGTCACTTTTCACCGACTGCTCGCCCGAAGCGACACGTCAAATGCTCGATATTATGCAGTCGTATGGAGAGATTGTCGTCTGCCTCGGCTCTTCGGCAAGCAAttcaaatgcgaaaattttcttGCAGGCTGATTGCAGCATTGCTGTGGAGCCATTATATCCGCAAGTTTGCCAAGATATTGCTGCATTCACGGAGAGCAATTTGACTAATAATAAATTACGCCTGCTACGCCTTAAAAAAGATCTCAATGGCGAGGAGAAGTATGGCAGTCATGAGCCCTACACCACCGAAGAATTGCTCGAGAGCGGCTTCTATGGGAATGACGAGCCACAAATGCGCCCAATGCAAGCATCTGGCAACACCCTGTCGCCCGTCTATCTCAGCCGACTACTGAATTCGTTGGCCTGTTCAATATCCGTGTGTCGTGACGAGCCTTTGTCACTGGTGGCCATTATCGAGCTATCGCGTCGTTTCTCTTCAGGGCTCTGGAATTGTATACAATATTGGGCTTGCTGTGCTGGCGCACTTTCCGTAATTAACATCTTGAGCGCCTGCCTTTCATTGCCACCGCTACTGACGCCGCTCATGGTGATCTACTTGATGAGCATACCGGTGCCACTGATTGCTCTAGCGCTGGCGCACATCGATATTGACCCGAAGATTATGAACCGCGCAACGGGGAAGAAACAAACTGAGTATGACACGcaagtttttggttttgtgcttTGGTGTTACGGCTGTAAATTTATCGCGCCTATTTTGGTATTG GTTTTGGCCTATTGTACATTTATGGCCCATCCCATCGAGCTCATGGACATTgatgaagaaaaatttcatataaatctgCATATTGCGcgcattttttcatttcttggcattttagtgcattttg TCGTGATTTCTGGCTGCTTCGTGCATCGCGATCACTCGCTGTGGCAGCGCAATCCCTTCCGCAATCGCATTTGGGCTTTCACCTGCGGCTGTACGCTGCTCGTGCACGTCGTCATATGCGCGGTGCAAATATTGCTGCACGACACCTACTACCACGAGGTATGTGGCATGTGGCCAGCAATAGTTTTTCTCTACTGTGGCAGTTTTATAAGTCTGATTATCACAGAAATTTGCAAGTGGCAAGAGATTAA AGTAAACACACGTTATCAACGCCGTGCGAGGCTGGACTTTGGCACCAAATTGGGCATGAATTCACCGTTTTAA